From a region of the Parus major isolate Abel chromosome 6, Parus_major1.1, whole genome shotgun sequence genome:
- the ADO gene encoding 2-aminoethanethiol dioxygenase encodes MPRDNMASLIQRVARQARITFRSPAGPAFGENLHRLQQLLDEVRAEDLHLAPRGPSAAAAAAAGGGPPWAGVVPPVSYMHICETESFSMGVFLLRSGACIPLHDHPGMNGMLKVLYGTLRIACMDTLPAGAAAVPPPPAAGSGPCLRALFRSRQHYTPASPPCLLSPHTDNLHQIDAVDGPAAFLDILAPPYDPQHGRDCHYYRLLEGLPADVEPPALPREVWLIETPQAADFWCGGEPYPGPRVCL; translated from the coding sequence ATGCCCCGGGACAACATGGCCTCCCTGATCCAGCGGGTGGCGCGGCAGGCACGCATCACCTTCCGCAGCCCGGCGGGCCCTGCCTTCGGGGAGAACCTGCACcgcctgcagcagctgctggacgAGGTGCGCGCCGAGGACTTGCACTTGGCGCCGCGGGGGCCGTCGGCCgcggccgcggcggcggcgggcgggggtcCGCCGTGGGCTGGCGTGGTGCCTCCCGTCAGCTACATGCACATCTGCGAGACGGAGAGCTTCAGCATGGGCGTGTTTCTGCTGCGGAGCGGTGCCTGCATCCCGCTGCACGACCACCCGGGCATGAACGGCATGCTGAAGGTGCTGTACGGCACGCTGCGCATCGCCTGCATGGACACGCTGcccgccggggccgccgccgtTCCGCCGCCCCCGGCTGCTGGCAGCGGGCCGTGCCTCCGCGCCCTTTTCCGCTCCCGCCAGCACTACACGCCCGCCTCGCCGCCCTGCTTGCTCTCGCCGCACACCGACAACCTTCACCAAATCGACGCCGTGGACGGGCCTGCCGCCTTCCTTGACATCCTGGCGCCGCCGTACGACCCCCAGCACGGCCGGGACTGCCACTACTACCggctgctggaggggctgcCAGCGGACGTGGAGCCGCCCGCGCTGCCGCGGGAGGTGTGGCTGATTGAGACCCCGCAGGCCGCCGACTTCTGGTGCGGAGGCGAGCCCTACCCTGGGCCTCGCGTCTGCCTCTGA
- the EGR2 gene encoding E3 SUMO-protein ligase EGR2, translated as MMTAKAVDKIPVTLGGFVHQLPEGIYPADDISAALPTSVAIFPNADLAGPFDQMSGVAGDGMINVDMGDKRALDLPYGGGFAPNAPTSRNQTFTYMGKFSIDPQYPGAGCYPEGIINIVSAGILQGVSTPSSAASSAAASSATAASATSPNPLTGALGCTMAQGQPADLEHLYSSPPPPYSGCGDLYPQDSSSAFLPAAGGGALPFPPPPSYPSPKATAADGGLFTMIPDYGGFFPPPQCQRELHAGPDRKPFPCPLDSLRVPPPLTPLSTIRNFTMGAPPAGAAPGSAPGSGGGEGAGARLPAGAYSPHHLPLRPILRPRKYPNRPSKTPVHERPYPCPAEGCDRRFSRSDELTRHIRIHTGHKPFQCRICMRNFSRSDHLTTHIRTHTGEKPFACDFCGRKFARSDERKRHTKIHLRQKERKGAAATGGCSQPGGGSGTAALAPCAARTRTP; from the exons ATGATGACCGCCAAGGCGGTAGACAAGATCCCGGTGACCCTCGGTGGGTTCGTGCACCAGCTCCCCGAGGGCATTTACCCCGCGGATGACATCTCCGCCGCGCTGCCAACTTCGGTCGCGATCTTCCCCAATGCCGACCTGGCAGGGCCGTTCGACCAGATGAGCGGTGTGGCAGGAG ACGGCATGATCAACGTGGACATGGGCGACAAGCGGGCCCTGGACCTGCCCTACGGTGGCGGCTTCGCGCCCAATGCCCCGACTTCCCGCAATCAGACCTTCACCTACATGGGCAAATTCTCCATCGATCCGCAGTACCCTGGCGCTGGCTGCTACCCCGAGGGCATCATCAATATCGTGAGCGCGGGGATCCTGCAGGGGGTCAGCACGCCCTCCTCCGCCGCCTcctccgccgccgcctcctcgGCCACCGCCGCCTCCGCCACGTCCCCCAACCCGCTGACCGGGGCCCTCGGCTGCACCATGGCACAGGGCCAACCAGCCGACCTGGAGCATCTCTACTCGTCGCCGCCGCCGCCCTACTCGGGCTGCGGTGACCTGTACCCGCAAGACTCCTCTTCGGCTTTCCTGCCCGCCGCCGGCGGCGGGGCACTGCCTTTTCCCCCTCCACCCTCCTACCCATCACCGAAGGCGACGGCGGCCGACGGCGGGCTCTTCACCATGATCCCCGACTACGGCGGCTTCTTCCCGCCGCCTCAGTGCCAGCGGGAGCTCCACGCCGGCCCCGACCGCAAGCCTTTCCCCTGCCCCCTCGACTCGCTCCGCGTCCCGCCGCCCCTTACGCCGCTTTCCACCATCCGCAACTTCACGATGGGGGCGCCCCCGGCGGGCGCCGCCCCCGGCAGCGCTCCCGGCAGCGGCGGGGGCGAGGGTGCGGGCGCCCGGCTGCCCGCCGGCGCCTACAGCCCGCACCACCTGCCTCTGCGGCCCATTCTGCGGCCCCGCAAGTACCCCAATAGGCCCAGCAAGACGCCGGTCCACGAGCGGCCCTACCCGTGCCCAGCCGAGGGCTGCGACCGCCGCTTCTCTCGCTCCGACGAGCTCACCCGACACATCCGCATCCACACGGGCCACAAGCCCTTCCAGTGCCGTATCTGCATGCGGAACTTCAGCCGCAGCGACCACCTCACCACCCACATCCGCACGCACACCGGCGAGAAACCCTTCGCCTGCGACTTCTGCGGCAGGAAGTTCGCCCGCTCCGACGAGAGGAAGCGGCACACCAAGATTCACCTGCGCCAGAAGGAACGGAAAGGAGCCGCCGCCACCGGCGGGTGCTCGCAAcccggcggcgggagcgggacCGCCGCCCTGGCCCCCTGCGCGGCGAGGACGCGGACGCCCTGA